The segment TCGGTAGATACCAAGAATAAtggtatcatttattttaagctgTAGACAGGAAGCCTGCATGAGTCTAACTTCCTCGACATTGACTTGTAAGCATTTTTTAACATAGATTACAACACCGTCACTCCTATTGATATGTAAGGTAGttgtaaatgaattataattttcaagggACGGTACTGCCTTAGAAGAATTTAAGTGACATTCTGACAGTACCAAGATGTCCACTTCAATATTAAGCTGAGAAAGAGTTAAGGAGAAATCATCGAGGTTGGAATATACGCTTCGAATATTTTGTGAAACTATAGTAacatcatttttgtttataattttaattttatgcaattcctcaACATCACATTGTTGTGAGTCAATAGCGGATTGGTCTATTTCGTTTAAGGTGTTAAGATAGCTATTATTCATAAAGATtatcaatttgaataattatggtGGTAGCTTGTAAATGAAACGTGATATGCTGCTCCATATTTATGATGTTAGGATATATATTGTCTAGAATAAACTGAAAATATAACGCTATATCTCTACATGAGTGTACGATTTTAAGATGTTGAGTGAAAAAAATtgagtatttatatatgatgTGTGAGTGTTGAAGTGTACAATTTACAAGAGTAATATTTGatgtatacaaaatacaaatataacaaaaaagaaatttaaagcttacaaataaaattaacaattttatcaaaCTAAACAATGGCTCCAGAAATAGTCATATGGCTTGCAAGAGCTTGTGGATCTGAGATTCATTTTTGATAAGAATAATCTGTGATGACTCGTCTTTTCTTACGTAGACTTTCCCATAGGCTGTCCAAGAAAAATGATATCCTTTTGTTTTGACTAAGTCCCTCGCGAGAAAATAAAGTCGAGACGCTTTGGCAGTCAAATGTTCCGAAACAAAGATTGGTGTATCTTCAGATGTATTTAAACCCAAATGCTTAGCGCAGAGTTTGGACTTatgtttgatattaaatgtCTTACTCAGTTTTAGGACATTGGTTTTTACTATTGTAGAATTTGTTTCTACTATTATGGGTGTATTTTCAAAGCCCTCTTTTTTAGATCGTACTCTGTATATGTCTTTTATGTCTGTTTCAGAAATTTTGGATTCGATATTAGTTGATAAGTTAATTACCATTCTTATTAAATCCTctttagtttcatttttttgttttggtacattttttaattctaaattggTTTTCCGAGTTTCTCTTTGCATTTCCTCGATTTTTTCCTCTAGAAGAGTTATATACTTTCTGTCTTCTTTCATCTGGCCCTCTAAACTCTCTATTTTCTTTTTGAATTCTTCATTCTGCgccgataaaaatgttatagaaCTCTTAATGTTGATATTAGTGCGTTGAATTTCTTTCAGCGTAGCGGcgtttttcttaaattcttGTTCCTGGCTTGCCATCAGAGTTGAGATCATTTTCCTCATTTCCTCCTTAAAATTACTCAGGTCTGCTAAAACATCATCATccctttttcttttattacgaGATGAGACATAATTTGGAGGCGTTTTTAGATGGCTCGACATTTGCATTTCTGAGTCCGAGTGCGATTTATCAAGTACGCTGTCCATTTGTTGAGTACcaggaaattataaatacagaaatgGTGTTAATGAGCATATAGATCTGTCAGGTATGAAGACTGTCAAAATGACGACTGCGTTGTCCTGTAAGTCAGCCAAGCTTAAAAGTACCAGGAGATCATAAACGTGacagagtttaaaaataaatcttcaacGGTAGGTGCTGGGTGATTCCTAACAGTAGGGCGTGGCTACTATAAGGATCAATTTAGTAGCGTATGCATATGCGTAGGTTAGCAACGATAATTGCAAATATAAACTCACACGGGCGGGCTGGCGAGTACCAGGATCACAGCGCCTTGCGGTTAGTTGAAATGAATACACTCTTTAGACTTATGCACTCCTATTTTTTTCAACTGATTTTAtgatttcgaaaatatttaatataatataaaaaaaaactttatttagttCAGTGAGCACGTCAACGCTAAGCGAAGGTCCGGGGGGAAGaggaataaaaaattaaaaattaaaaaatcagtgTCATTGATAAGAGATGACTGTGTAAGGGGTGAATTGGTGTAATTCTTACAATTCCAATGCCTATGAGCGATGGGAACCAGTTaccaattctaaatttaaaaaataaaataacacttcaTTGTCTCCACTAACAACAACTAGACCCTACACTCAGAGTATCGGAATAACGGTTCAAcgtttcaatttgttttaatcatatttttagtcaatactaaaaaaaaaaatattttcagtatcaCTGGCCACTACTATCATAAACGGTGACTGgaatataattacgtatatagttaagaatttatagataataatttcaaataagtagCACGTTAGATAATTATAGTAattgctttatatataatttattaatgataatcaGTCTGGTATTAGTTATAAAGTCATAAatcaaataagtaatattaattacacattAAATGGTCGGTAATAAGGTCCTGCAAAAACAATTCAATACAGtcttatagttataaatatatgacaattcaaaagccCAAAGCtagcctttttttaaattcctacTCCAATTTTGGGACGAAATTCCTAAAGATGTTCGACATAACCAGACTCAATTGACATCAACTTCCTGTGATGTGATTAATAAATTGGAACTGCATCTTTAAAGTGTCTTGAAACATGAATTATTAATCTCAAAAagatattaattcataaattaagataatttaattaaatcttttccTGAAATCTGtcggatttaaaataattgattatttgtaACTCGCCCGTACTCTGAACCAACTTACCACCGAAACAAAACATAATTGATATAGGAAAGTTACCTAAGATAGCTACCTAAAATGGTATGTTTAAGTTTTTCTTGGGGGGAAAATTAATTCCGAACATATCTTTAACCATAGGTAGGTTTTGTATCTTAGGAATAAGTTCtgcatgaatatataataaacccccccccccccttagaaaaacataaacatgCCATTATTAGTATGACCTCATTATCTTTCCGAGAATTGATTCATATCGTgatcatatataaattttatttttatttaaaacaaaaaagaaaaccaTGAAAATGCGAAGTAACACTAATCaacacattctttttttttaaatcatggaAAGTATCTACGTGCAATTATTTCTCGGATAACGCTTAAGTTTTTATGAATCAAATTCTATTGatgcaaattataataattagaaaaaaaaatcttaatgtatattattttttttattaagtatttgtataaatacttaatatgagAATAACTAAAATCTAAATCACATGTATacatgaatgtatgtatgtatgtttacgtGTATCTAATGATGTCCCACAAGTCACAACTAcacataataaaacaacattactcTCTTAGAGCGATAAAGTTCCACCGGAATCGATTTAATCGAAATTCGCGTATACATTTAGAAGAAACATAACCTATTACAAACTCATAGTGCCTTATatcatgtaatatatataacatatagaacgaccttcgtggtcgagtagtgtgtacacctgtttccatgggtatgccactccgaggtcccgggttcgattcccggccgagccgatattgaaaaagttcattagttttctatgttgtcttgggtctgggtgtttgtggtaccgtcgttacttctgattttccataacacaaatgatttagctacttacattgggatcagagtaatgtatgcgatgttgtccaatatttatagaaagattcacatagaataatatattatataagtacatatcaTTGTTTGAAATGATTGAATATAtgatacaaattattaagtattaatgaCTGAGGAACGATATTGGATTCACTCGTTGACTTGTTATCACGCACTTGACCTACTGCCATCGGTTCCGTCGCTTCCACGATATTCTACGGAATTACTAGCATACCGTGACAACAAGAGATCTATAATGAGCTATTGAACGCTATTGCGGAAAGTCAGAATACAAACACAGCGTACAATAGTTTCGTTCGATTTCATTACTGATTtacataactatttatattcggaattgaatttaaaacagtACTTACAaagtggaataaataaatatataaattaataataaggtatttacattttagtcaagaaaaatttatagtaattattcaaagttaaaacgaaacaatttaattgtattaaaatcttCATAGCTGTGTaggataacaaaataaacaataagatttcggcataaacatttttactaatttgaaatattccTAACAGAAAACTTAACGTTAAAAATGAAATTCTGACAAATATGTACATTTGCGCGTggataaaaaatcgttaaaattgaaaaaaaaaaattaaatattttaaatatgaaatatttgattattatttgcttTTCAGAAGCCTCGATATATTGAGAACACCTTCCCAAATATacctatcaaataaataaacctaaGTTTACATACTAGATATACGCAGTGTGTCAAAGTTACCTAAAATAATAGAtttgaatttgatattatttatgaagtaatttcattacaaataaacCCCTTAATACCAagcagaaaaaataaaactcaatggTATAATAAGCCGCCTAGTTCCAACCTACTCATATCAAACTTCAAGCACAAACTTAATTAGAGAGCGGAAAATTGGAAATAATActggaaataaaaactaatgtgctttaaaaaattaaactgtatGAGGATTGTTAGGTCGTGATTGCCAAAGTAGTATTGGGAAATGTATTATCCTGCAAAATCATTAATCCTTAAATCCCATTTATCTAATTAACAAATCACTGTTTTGTAATGCTATTTAGGTCAAATATATTCACCATGTAAACAATATctgtgaaatttatttaattcagaatGAAATGCTTCTAATTGTATTTTGTACAATACGATTTGGAGGACGTTACTGGGCCAAATGCGAGGAGAAGTTGGGACCATGaatgataaagaaataaaattttaagttagttAGTAATAAGGCCAGGAAATATCTAGATTGGGGTCACACGTAAAATATGTATGTgactgtttaatttataatacttgcaAAACCATAAAGAATACTGACCACTTATCACTAGTGACAGAATAAttctttaagaatttaaaatgtatcgaTCGAGCAATCTATCGATATTGTTtatcgattattttttaatttgaaacgacCTCTATgctttaaattagatttttaagaagcgtattaatattaaaagtataatttcaaaataatatctttagcaaaaaaattatctctgaaaataatttagtatatattttaagattttttttaacaactgttcttttattttgattaaatcattaataatatcatttttacttTCATGACTATTGACTTATTTCATTATTCTaaagaacataaattaaacGATGTTTTAAGAAActattgtatatttaagaaCAAAACACGTGCTTATTGAACTATCATGTTTActctagtaataataattatataacaaaataggtATAACCTTACATCTACTTCCTAACTAATCTATTAACTTTTCCATATATTTCTGGGAAGGCCTCTTTACAATGAGGTAAGGTGCTCCGCATCTTGTCATAGAGCGTGTGGTCGAACATCCGTCTGAATTCTTCGCGAGTAGTGTACGTGTCGGCGTAGAGCATTTGGAAACCACGCTTTTGAGTTACGAATTGTTCTATACGACGAGTTGATGATTCCTGAAAAAGTAAATTGCTCAATGTTCAATCTGCAAGTTAATTAAGTTGTTGATTGTTTGTTGGTTTCTAATTTTTcacaattaaagttatttaaaaagattcttaattttatcgtcaaaatgattaattatttttatgatagaatttttttttgagttgCAAATATATCTCTCGTTTAGATGTCTCATATCAGGCAAACAGAGTCGAAACCGCTGCAGAAAAAAGCTGATAGGAACAAACGATACAAACATTTGTCTCTTATTCCAAATGATGTCCTTTTTGTAGcttacaataaaactaaatgaaaatggCTATTTATTAACAACTTACTGTTTCGAATCCTTTAGCCTTTGGAACACCATAGACGCCAATATCTACGAACATCTGCCAATCGCCAGAGTGGACCTTCAACTGTCCTGGATTGTTGAATACTTTGAATGGACACAGCCAAATGGGATATACCTGCAAagggtttaaaataaaaaatgtaaataaaaaaaactaactaaatacATTCGCTATGATCTGCGGATACAAATACATGCAGATATATTGAAAGTGGGAAGGGATGTCGAGTGAaacattttttgtcaaaaatatgattgtataaaaatatttcgtgttAAAAATGTCTACCCtagatatgtatgtaatttaatttatggaaTACACTGACTAATAATTTAGTCAAATCTATGATCAATGAACATTCAGAAACATCAGCACTATTACAGACTGACTGTAGACTTAATTTTGCAAATTAATTACcaaaaagatataattatttaaaataaacttcagaAAGcgataaaacacaaatttataacattttatatgtaatatgattatgaaaactgaatcattattttatgaagcctataaaacaaatttaacattGCGATAAACGTTCTATTGGAGTAGAGTCACATCCAAAAAGACCTTAACATAACTATTGCtcaatataaaacctctttcaaTTTAACAGTTACAGGTCGAAGATACCTCAAATTCCCTATGGAACACATCTATAGCTTCTTCCAAGGCTTCGATTGGCACCAACATATCTTGAATGACGTGAGCCTTGTTGTAAAGTTTGGTGACGGCCTCTGGCTGCGTCAGCTTGAGCAGGGAAACTTCAGGAGGCATCAACCAACCGAACAGGTAACGGAATATAACGTTGTTACCAAATGGTATTATGTCctgaaatatatagaaaatgtagtaaatatattacaaaagccTAATCAATTGTAGTTTTTCCTAACACCAATTAATACCTGGAGTTCCCAAAAGAAGCTTCGTGTATGTCGGTGATAATAATCTCGTAATGGGATATATTCCACAACTGTTGTTTTTCTTCCTCGACGATAGTCATTGAGATACTTTTCAACTTGTTTGAAAAACCACTCAGCGTACCATTTGCCAATTGGATTAAACTGAAGTAACACAAAAAATCATTAGGTATTTACATTCTCCAATATTGTCCAACATGCTCTGTGTAAGATACTGCTTTAAAATTATCGAAAGCATATATCCAATCTTAGTTGAAAGTGCATGGTGAATATTGacaaacatatacatttatcaaaagagtaaatcattttaatatataataagagttTTTTGTTATATGCACCCATGTATAAAGCCCGCAAAAGGCTACTAATAAAAACAATCTCATAAAAGTTTGGACAAGCAAGGGGCCCGCcctaaaaatctaaaaaatccGTTTTTAACGTTTAGCTCGACAGCGattccaaataattaaaataaatgcaagggaatgattaacataatatacaaaaatacctTTCCGTCCTTCCCTACTGCATCCACCATGTCGGCAGTCATCACCATGCCGCTATCTTTCGTGTAAAGCAAAGCTTCGATAAATTGATGTGTTTTCTTCACTGATTCTTCTTGAAAACGCTTCGCAAGATCTGATAAGTTTGTATATGGATGATATTCAATACGAACATacctaaaaatacaattttaacaaatgataGTTTTAGTacagttttcaattttattaaatagtaagatATAGGCTTTGAATCATATctttacgtttatttaatttatttttatattttttgtatgatataggTAAGCGAACGAGCAagagggccacctgatgataagtggtcactatcgcccatagacacaatggcgctgtatgaaatattaaccattccttacatcgcaatgcgccactaaccttgggaactaagttatgtcccttgttcctgtagttacactggctcatacTTATAAAAACTCTGAAAAATCCTTAAGAAGATTATAATAGCTCATCAgcatatgtaaaatttaaacgaaaattcaAAAGTGACTTACTTTTTGGCAGGAACAACTTTGATAACGACTGAGGTTAAAAATCCTAATGTTCCATATGACCACGGCACTGCGTAAAAGAGATCTGGATTTTCATCCTAAAAAAGATTTGCATTGTTCAATTTATTCTCAAgtgtattaagattattttgtattcaaccTTTTGGTCTCATCTTTTGATATTGCTACAGACTACAACTAAATGTTTAACTGATTTGTTTGATTGATTactacaaatattaaccatacctgtTTGGACCATATTATTTTGCAAGTAATGGTCGATGtttcatttattgataaaaattcaaattctcAGTACACTCTTATGCCTTTGACGTGAAAAtgttttggtaaaaaaataatgactgtaGCAAAGACTTCTGCGACTACACTAATCTCTTACCTTACTACAAGTAACGACAGATCCGTCAGCAAGAACTAGTTCATACTGTACGCATATATGCTGGAAAAGTCCATATATATGCGAAGAAGTCTCTACTCCTGTGCCCATTACTAAACCTCCTACTGTCAACTGGTCTAGCTCTGGAACGACGGCTAGCGCAAGACCGAGACGGTCTAGAGTTTGGGAAAGCTGTCCCATAGTTACCAATGGTTCGCAGCGAACTGTCTGGAAgggatataatattaacattaatagtACTCTAGATACGTAACCAGAGATAAATTTgcagactaaaaaaaaaagggGTTAAAGTTAAGGCATTGTTTATTGTGGCTTGCCGAATACAACaccatttttacatttttagttttaaaagacTGCTTACTGACCCACAGTACTGTTATTTGTAGGGACGAatagttttcttaaaaaatgtgaaatatttagtcccattttgtaacaatattaatacCATGCTcggtacaatttataattaatcaaagatTTATCTTAGACGGAATACGTATTGAGGAAAAAATCACcttcaaataataaaagcagAAAACACAATTTCTACTGTTTTACAATTCTATCtcctattatataaacaaaatgtccATATTTCTGATGTCTGGTAAGTTTCACAAACAAcgctatatttaaatcttatcttATTTCTGTTCcatatattttgcatttattttaacatttgaattttaaatggcTTCGATCCACCACCGCTGTTTACAGACAAACTTGACGTTGGCAGAATATTTTCGACAAAGCCACGCCAACGGCGAAgaagaaagtttatttttgttttaaataacttataaaataataatttacgtttaTACTGACCATGTTCTTAGTGTCAACTTCCAGCACGTCAACGAGATTGATTTGTATATTGGTAAACATTTTCTTGTAAATGCCCTGGCGAAAGGACATTGTCTGCCAAGTTGGTCGTCCAGTGCAAAGCTGAGTGCTGCGGTCCCCGGATAACCAATTTTtcacctaaaatatataaatacgaataagTACCACTGTTAAGAGAAAATATTAAGTGTTCAAATCAACAGAATAATCTAGTCACAGACGCCCGGTGAGATTTTACTTCTTTATAGTAAAACCACCTCATCAACTATTAAATATCTCCAACACAGTTATTCGTCatcaacctttggaactaaggtgtttatattatttttgcctGTAGATACAACGGCTCACTCATCTATGCGGTTCCAATAATGGATAAAATACATTCCAAAATAAAGACTTGACTTTGGTGATGTGCTAATCagtgaaatcaaatcaaaatactctatATTGTACAGCAATAAACACATACTTTAGTCACgttcaagaaagatgcacaagaggcggccttatcgctaaaacagcgatctctccCCTGGGAACCataaggtagaggaaagaaacaaaaattgaaaGAGGTAGGGGAGTCCATAGcagagataaatataatatataaatacattacagagtaataataatatatttaaaataaaataatcaatagtaCTTGATATCTAACATTCATACACAAATTatacagaaaattaaattaaattcttacgaAATATACTGCATTAAACTGCAAGATTATTATTTCAAGGTGGTATTAAATGAGACAAGTAATTGTGCACGTCTCACTTCAACAGGAAGAGAATTCCACAGGCGAACAGCCTGATCAGTAAAGGAATTAGTATAGAATGAAGTCGAATGAGGGGGGATTTCTAAAAGTATCTTCAGAACGAAGAGTTCCATTATGAATAGaacgtaaaaatttaaaacgctcCTTTAAATAGAGCGGAGTTGAAGGTTAAAAAAGTATCGAGTAAAGTATTCCTGCGATAGCGAATTTTGATCCACTTGAGCTTTTTGCGAAAATTGGACATTTGATCATATTTACGAAGACCAAATATGAAACAATGCAAAGATTTTGAAGACGCTCAAGCTCGTTTAGTTGCTCCTCTTTTAAGTTAACAAAGCAAGTGTCATCCTCATCGAGAATTGGTAATAGGAGGCTCTGTTCTAGCGAAATTTTGGTGGGTATTGGTAGAAAGTTTCGCAATCTCCGGAGCGACCCTACAGTAgagaacatttttttacttatgttACTTATCTGTGGTTCCCACGATAAATGTTGGTCAAATCTAACcccaatttttttacaatttgtattAAACGGTATGTCAACACCATCCAGACGAACAGGTTAAAACTTGACTTTTTATAGGGTTTACCTTTAATCCAAAGGATTTCGACCATTTagcaattttatctaaattttcaTTCACTGAATAAACAGTTTTAGCTAAATCCGAAATTTTACGTAAtgagtagataataataataatattatgataagatCGTCTGCATACAAGTGGTAGAGAGATATAATATGAGAGGAGATagaattcataaatattgaaaacacgCCACCCTACGGCACGCCAGCAGCTATAGGAGACCAGTTAGAGAAAGAACCGTGAACTCCAACGGACCTTTAACCCCGTAGACTTTGATATCCTTTTTGCTGTTCTCGGTTCTCTTAACATATCACCACAAGTAATTGACTGGTTTCATTCTTATCTGCGTGGGCGTCGGGTCTCTTCGGCTTCTGTCCGAGAGGCTAAGGCGTCTACAATGCTCTATAGTGTAGCCGCCGACTCGCCTCTTTACAAATTCTGCTTTTAAATTCGAGGATTTTTGCGCTACCACCAACATGAGAGCTGCAATTGGGCTTCTGCTTGTGCGCGAAGAACATAGGATCGTGGGATCGTCAGTGCGGACATCCAATGTCAGAAAACAAATGACCGCTCGACTACGAAGCGATTACTCGAAGTCTTCCTCTCTGGCCTTGGCATTCAACTCAGCCTTAGCGTATCCTCTTCTCCGTCTCCGTGTCAGAGTTGGAGTTAAGTTAAAATCTATTCCACAGCAACAAAAATCAATCCGTTAACAAAACAAGTGTCCATATTCAAAGCAAAAAGTCCAGATGTTACGCGTCAGAGATAACGAAAACCAATCTACAAAGCCAggtgtcattttaatttatcaaatcgtAAAATCTTATCGCAATAGTCAAAAAAACTTCAATTGAAGACGTCCGAATGGTAAACtcaaaaaaatcaatacttctTAATGGTCCGACATCGGGTGTGACCGTGAAGTAGAGATCATTCAATACATTGACAATAAATCACACAAAATAACAATAGTTAATAACCTGTTAGGTCAATGTGTTTAGTATTTAActcaaaaatgttaaaacacATGCTAATAATCTGGTTGGTTTGATTTTATAAGGTATTTTCCAAGAACATATACAATACTTTTGTGTTAGCCGAGACGAACTTTAGTACATATTCCAgccata is part of the Vanessa tameamea isolate UH-Manoa-2023 chromosome 26, ilVanTame1 primary haplotype, whole genome shotgun sequence genome and harbors:
- the LOC113393914 gene encoding delta(24)-sterol reductase-like, which codes for MVTVEPETFLEYIIIEYRWLLVITTLMPLSFLWKIWSACRNYVVFTMNSAPKAHESKVKDVQKQVKNWLSGDRSTQLCTGRPTWQTMSFRQGIYKKMFTNIQINLVDVLEVDTKNMTVRCEPLVTMGQLSQTLDRLGLALAVVPELDQLTVGGLVMGTGVETSSHIYGLFQHICVQYELVLADGSVVTCSKDENPDLFYAVPWSYGTLGFLTSVVIKVVPAKKYVRIEYHPYTNLSDLAKRFQEESVKKTHQFIEALLYTKDSGMVMTADMVDAVGKDGKFNPIGKWYAEWFFKQVEKYLNDYRRGRKTTVVEYIPLRDYYHRHTRSFFWELQDIIPFGNNVIFRYLFGWLMPPEVSLLKLTQPEAVTKLYNKAHVIQDMLVPIEALEEAIDVFHREFEVYPIWLCPFKVFNNPGQLKVHSGDWQMFVDIGVYGVPKAKGFETESSTRRIEQFVTQKRGFQMLYADTYTTREEFRRMFDHTLYDKMRSTLPHCKEAFPEIYGKVNRLVRK